The following are encoded in a window of Flavobacterium psychrotrophum genomic DNA:
- a CDS encoding efflux RND transporter permease subunit gives MIELFIKRKILSLVISVILVLLGVLALAGLPITQFPDIVPPSVTVTAKYTGANAEVSANAVALPLERAINGVPGMTYMSTVTSNDGLTLIQVFFEVGTDPDLAAVNVQNRVTTILDELPEEVIRAGVTTEKEVNSMLMYLNVTSTDKIQDEQFIYNFTDINVLQELKRIDGVGRAEIMGQKEYSMRVWLDPQKMHAYSISANEVITSLQKQNISAAPGKVGESSGQMNNELQYVIKYGGKFFEPEQYKEIPIKANADGTILKLKDISNIEFGAMSYGMVSKTDGKPSASIMIKQRPGSNASDVIASIKSKMAELKQTSFPPGMDYNIAYDVSRFLDASIDEVLHTLVEAFLLVGFVVFLFLQDWRSTLIPVLAVPVALIGSFTFMAMLGFSINLLTLFALVLSIGIVVDNAIVVVEAVHVKISEEHMAPLPATISAMKEIAGAVVAITIVMAAVFVPVAFLSGPVGVFYRQFSLTLAISIVISGINALTLTPALCAIILKPHNPDAKKTSLISRFFNGFNNGFDRIINEYTSLLTKFATRTVVTIGLLVVFCLLTWGVGSVLPSGFIPAEDQGMVYVSVTTPQGATVERTEKVLDEVTAIAQQIQGVDNVTTLAGYSIVTEIAGASYGMAMINLKDWSERSISVTDLIQQLNDKTGSITDAQIEVFAPPTVPGFGNASGFELRLLDKSGGSIENTDLVTKNFIRELSASPKIEKSFTSFDATFPQYLIHIDYDMAAKKGVSVDNAMSTLQTMLGSYYATNFIRFSQMYKVMVQASPQFRSAPESILDMYVKNDKGEMVPFSTFISLERVYGPEVLTRYNMYTSAMINGEPAEGFSNADAIATVERIAAEKLPRGFSVEWSGMTREEILSGNQTTYIFGLCVLFVYLLLAAQYESLLLPFPVLLCLPVGIFGSYLALIAVGLDNNIYAQVALVMLIGLLAKNAILIVEFAIARAKEGFGIAESAIEGAKLRFRPILMTSFAFIAGLIPLCIASGAGAVGNRSIGTAAAGGMFIGTVFGLIIIPGLYIVFAKLENTFKK, from the coding sequence ATGATAGAACTATTTATCAAACGAAAGATATTGTCTTTGGTTATCTCGGTAATACTGGTACTCCTTGGCGTACTGGCATTAGCCGGGCTACCCATAACACAGTTCCCCGATATTGTGCCGCCATCGGTAACAGTAACAGCAAAATATACCGGCGCTAATGCCGAAGTATCGGCTAACGCCGTTGCCCTGCCACTTGAAAGGGCTATAAACGGCGTACCGGGTATGACGTATATGTCTACCGTAACCAGTAACGACGGGCTTACCCTGATACAGGTATTTTTTGAAGTGGGTACCGACCCTGACCTTGCAGCTGTTAACGTGCAAAACCGTGTTACCACTATACTGGATGAATTACCCGAAGAAGTTATACGTGCCGGTGTTACCACCGAAAAAGAGGTAAACAGCATGTTGATGTACCTTAATGTTACCAGCACAGATAAAATACAGGACGAGCAGTTTATTTACAATTTTACCGATATAAATGTACTTCAGGAACTAAAGCGTATAGACGGTGTGGGACGTGCTGAAATTATGGGTCAGAAAGAATACTCTATGCGGGTATGGCTCGACCCGCAAAAAATGCATGCCTATAGTATTTCGGCTAATGAAGTTATAACCTCACTACAAAAACAAAACATATCGGCAGCGCCCGGTAAAGTGGGCGAAAGTTCCGGGCAAATGAACAACGAACTGCAGTATGTAATTAAATACGGCGGTAAGTTTTTTGAGCCCGAACAATATAAGGAGATACCAATAAAGGCCAATGCCGATGGGACTATACTAAAACTGAAAGACATTTCTAACATTGAGTTTGGTGCCATGAGCTACGGCATGGTTTCTAAAACAGACGGTAAGCCTTCGGCCTCTATAATGATAAAACAACGTCCGGGTTCTAATGCCTCAGACGTTATTGCCAGTATAAAATCTAAAATGGCCGAACTGAAGCAAACATCATTCCCTCCGGGTATGGATTACAATATAGCGTATGATGTTTCGCGCTTCCTTGATGCTTCTATAGATGAGGTGCTGCACACACTTGTAGAAGCCTTCCTGCTTGTAGGCTTTGTGGTATTCCTGTTTTTACAGGACTGGCGTTCCACACTCATACCCGTACTTGCCGTTCCGGTAGCGCTTATAGGTTCTTTTACCTTTATGGCTATGCTTGGCTTTAGTATCAACCTGCTTACGCTATTCGCACTGGTGCTTTCTATAGGTATTGTGGTAGATAACGCTATTGTGGTGGTAGAAGCCGTGCACGTAAAAATATCGGAAGAACACATGGCTCCGTTACCTGCAACCATTAGTGCCATGAAAGAAATAGCCGGTGCCGTTGTGGCCATTACAATAGTTATGGCAGCGGTATTTGTACCGGTAGCATTCCTTAGCGGGCCGGTTGGGGTGTTTTACAGGCAGTTTTCCTTAACGCTTGCTATCAGCATTGTAATATCGGGTATTAACGCGCTTACACTAACACCGGCTCTTTGTGCTATAATATTAAAACCACATAACCCTGATGCAAAGAAAACATCGTTAATAAGCCGTTTTTTTAATGGGTTTAATAACGGGTTCGACCGCATTATCAACGAATACACATCATTACTAACAAAATTTGCCACACGGACTGTAGTAACCATAGGCTTGCTTGTAGTATTTTGTTTGCTTACCTGGGGGGTAGGTTCGGTTTTGCCGTCGGGCTTTATACCGGCGGAAGACCAGGGCATGGTGTATGTAAGTGTTACCACACCGCAGGGCGCCACGGTAGAGCGTACCGAAAAGGTGCTTGATGAGGTTACTGCCATAGCGCAGCAAATACAGGGAGTAGATAATGTAACCACCCTGGCGGGCTATAGTATAGTAACCGAGATAGCCGGAGCGTCTTACGGCATGGCCATGATAAACCTTAAAGACTGGAGTGAGCGCAGTATATCGGTTACTGATTTAATACAGCAGCTTAATGATAAAACAGGCAGCATAACCGATGCGCAGATAGAAGTTTTCGCACCGCCTACCGTTCCGGGTTTTGGTAATGCCAGTGGTTTTGAACTCAGGCTGCTTGATAAATCAGGAGGCAGTATTGAAAATACCGACCTGGTTACCAAAAACTTTATCCGCGAGCTAAGCGCTTCCCCTAAAATAGAAAAAAGCTTTACCAGCTTTGATGCCACCTTTCCACAATACCTTATCCATATTGATTATGATATGGCGGCTAAAAAAGGGGTATCGGTAGACAATGCCATGTCTACACTGCAAACCATGCTGGGGTCATATTACGCGACTAATTTTATCCGTTTCTCACAAATGTATAAGGTAATGGTACAGGCCAGCCCGCAGTTCAGGAGCGCACCGGAAAGCATTTTAGATATGTATGTAAAAAATGACAAGGGAGAAATGGTGCCTTTTTCTACATTCATTAGCCTTGAAAGGGTGTATGGCCCCGAAGTGCTTACGCGCTATAACATGTACACATCGGCCATGATAAACGGTGAACCTGCCGAAGGCTTTAGTAACGCCGATGCCATTGCCACAGTAGAGCGTATCGCTGCAGAAAAACTGCCAAGGGGTTTTAGTGTGGAATGGAGCGGAATGACACGTGAGGAAATCCTTTCGGGCAACCAGACTACCTATATTTTTGGCTTGTGTGTATTGTTCGTATACCTCTTGCTGGCTGCCCAGTATGAAAGCCTGCTCCTGCCATTCCCTGTATTATTGTGCCTTCCGGTAGGTATATTTGGTTCATACCTGGCCCTGATTGCTGTAGGCCTCGATAATAATATTTATGCACAGGTGGCACTGGTAATGCTCATTGGCCTGTTGGCAAAAAATGCCATACTAATTGTAGAATTTGCCATTGCCCGTGCTAAAGAAGGTTTTGGTATAGCCGAATCGGCTATTGAAGGGGCTAAGCTGCGCTTCAGGCCTATACTTATGACTTCTTTTGCTTTTATTGCAGGGCTTATACCGCTTTGTATTGCATCGGGAGCCGGAGCTGTAGGTAACCGTTCTATCGGTACTGCGGCTGCCGGGGGTATGTTCATCGGTACTGTCTTCGGGCTGATTATCATACCCGGACTTTACATTGTTTTTGCAAAATTGGAAAATACCTTTAAAAAATAA
- a CDS encoding efflux RND transporter periplasmic adaptor subunit, protein MKKYIIVTAAILALVSCGKKEETETKAETTQASAPNIVTLTPEQAKNAGIVVGSPEEKELSGTVQLQGEVTVPPQSLVNVTFPLGGYIRKTNVQPGMHVQKGQVLAIIEDMQYIQLQQDYLTAKELFNVAEMEYTRQKELNAKKASSDKLFEQISAERETQRIATASLKQKLELLGVNVSRLTSANISKSISILSPVSGLVSKVNVNVGKYVAPTEMLFELTDMNDVMLTFNAFEKDVQYLKTGQQLDVYSNDNPEKKYTAKIQFINHSLNADRAAVVTAKLYRYDVVFIPGLFVNANIHIKNKKQLALPQEAIVDWQGKSYVFEDKGNGSYTMIAVKTGILQDGFKQFESETITVSSKLVVKNAYSLLMKAMNSGEEE, encoded by the coding sequence ATGAAAAAGTATATAATAGTAACCGCTGCGATACTGGCTTTGGTATCGTGTGGTAAAAAAGAAGAAACGGAAACTAAAGCAGAAACAACACAAGCCTCGGCTCCCAATATTGTAACCCTAACCCCAGAGCAGGCAAAGAATGCCGGAATAGTTGTTGGTTCTCCAGAAGAAAAGGAACTGAGCGGTACCGTGCAGTTGCAGGGAGAGGTTACTGTACCTCCGCAAAGTTTGGTAAATGTAACCTTTCCTTTAGGCGGATATATCCGAAAAACGAATGTTCAACCCGGCATGCATGTTCAGAAAGGACAGGTTTTAGCAATAATTGAAGACATGCAGTACATTCAACTACAGCAAGACTATCTTACAGCTAAAGAGCTGTTTAATGTGGCAGAAATGGAGTACACACGCCAAAAGGAACTGAATGCCAAAAAGGCCAGCAGCGATAAGCTTTTTGAGCAAATTAGCGCCGAGCGTGAAACCCAGCGTATTGCCACAGCTTCCTTAAAGCAAAAGCTTGAACTATTGGGTGTAAATGTTAGCAGGCTGACTTCAGCCAATATAAGTAAATCAATAAGTATCTTATCTCCTGTAAGCGGATTAGTCTCTAAGGTCAATGTGAATGTAGGTAAGTATGTAGCGCCAACAGAGATGCTTTTTGAGCTGACTGATATGAATGATGTGATGCTGACTTTTAATGCTTTTGAGAAAGACGTGCAATATCTTAAAACCGGACAGCAGCTTGACGTATACAGCAACGATAACCCGGAGAAGAAATACACTGCCAAAATTCAGTTTATAAACCATAGCCTGAATGCCGATCGTGCAGCGGTTGTAACTGCAAAACTTTACCGCTATGATGTTGTATTTATTCCGGGATTATTTGTAAACGCCAATATTCACATAAAAAATAAAAAGCAATTGGCCTTACCGCAAGAAGCCATTGTAGACTGGCAAGGCAAAAGCTATGTTTTTGAGGACAAGGGTAACGGTAGCTACACCATGATAGCAGTAAAAACGGGTATTTTACAGGATGGCTTTAAACAATTTGAGTCGGAAACAATTACTGTTTCATCTAAACTTGTAGTTAAAAATGCCTATTCATTACTTATGAAGGCTATGAATAGTGGGGAGGAAGAATAA
- a CDS encoding cation:proton antiporter, translating to MPHLLGLIIAGAVIGPNGFNVLSRDSSVVVTGTTGLLYIMFLAGLEIDMGDFKKNKWKSLTFSIYTFAAPFVLGFLGGYYILHFSILTSVLFASLFSSHTLIVYPMVNSLGIAKNLSVNITVGGTMITDVLSLLVLAVVVGMSQGEVGTSFWVQLSASMAVFTLIVLLVFPIIARWFFKNVEDKISQYIFVIVMIYMAALLAELAGIEAIIGAFFAGLALNRLIPHTSSLMNRVEFVGNAIFIPFFLISVGMLIDFNAFIQSWETLGVAGIMLVASIGGKYLAAMLTKKTFRLTNDEGQLIFGMSAASAAATLASVMVGYNIIISENEAGEPIRLLNEHVLNGSILLILISCTVSSFVAMASAQRIAEADKDNTVSGKSEEKEKILLAINHTTTVEKLVNLGLLVKTITNKDRLFGINVINEEANESSAKNAEKILGAAVNMASAADVKLNAITRHDNDVVSGINNVIKEQGITDLIIGLEDEKGFSTAFTDNLYNGYLRNKNANVIVYHAVQPVSTIKKYIVLVPANAEKDAGFFHAMLRIWNIGRNSGASMIFYGSSSTLDILKRIIKKANIEAKFNAVTTWQQAQEAAYNLGDNEGLIVMMADRGMYSYFPQMRAVPELLNQKLNGHNYMLIYPFSKTYKTITEKRAVSNHHDFAEIGKVIGKIFK from the coding sequence GTGCCACATTTGCTTGGGCTTATTATTGCCGGGGCTGTAATCGGCCCCAACGGCTTCAATGTGCTTTCAAGAGACAGCAGTGTAGTGGTTACCGGTACCACAGGATTGTTGTATATCATGTTCCTTGCAGGCCTGGAAATTGATATGGGGGACTTCAAGAAGAATAAATGGAAGAGCTTAACGTTTTCAATCTATACTTTTGCTGCGCCATTCGTATTGGGCTTTTTGGGCGGCTACTACATCTTGCATTTTTCTATTTTAACCTCTGTGTTGTTTGCCAGCTTGTTCTCATCCCATACACTCATCGTATATCCTATGGTAAACAGTTTAGGTATAGCTAAAAACCTTTCGGTTAATATAACCGTGGGTGGCACTATGATTACCGATGTATTGTCGTTATTAGTTTTAGCCGTTGTGGTAGGAATGTCCCAAGGCGAAGTAGGTACTTCTTTTTGGGTACAGCTTTCAGCCTCTATGGCGGTGTTCACGTTGATTGTACTTCTGGTCTTCCCGATTATTGCACGCTGGTTCTTTAAAAATGTGGAGGACAAAATATCGCAGTATATTTTTGTTATAGTCATGATTTATATGGCAGCACTGCTGGCAGAGCTTGCCGGTATTGAAGCAATCATTGGGGCATTCTTTGCCGGGCTGGCACTTAACAGGCTTATCCCGCATACTTCTTCCCTTATGAATCGCGTGGAGTTTGTAGGTAATGCCATTTTTATCCCCTTTTTCCTGATAAGTGTTGGGATGCTGATTGATTTTAATGCATTTATACAAAGTTGGGAAACCCTGGGTGTTGCGGGCATAATGCTTGTGGCATCAATTGGGGGTAAGTATCTTGCTGCGATGCTAACCAAAAAAACTTTCCGACTGACAAACGATGAAGGGCAGCTGATTTTCGGGATGAGTGCCGCATCGGCAGCAGCCACACTGGCATCAGTGATGGTTGGGTATAATATCATCATATCGGAGAATGAAGCAGGGGAGCCCATCAGGTTGCTGAACGAGCATGTGTTGAATGGCAGCATTCTTCTAATACTTATATCCTGTACGGTTTCTTCATTTGTAGCTATGGCCAGCGCCCAACGTATCGCTGAAGCAGATAAGGACAATACGGTATCCGGAAAAAGCGAGGAAAAAGAAAAAATCCTACTGGCTATAAACCACACTACTACAGTTGAAAAATTAGTGAACTTGGGACTATTGGTTAAGACAATCACTAATAAAGACCGCCTTTTCGGTATTAACGTAATTAATGAAGAAGCCAATGAATCCTCTGCAAAAAATGCCGAAAAGATATTGGGCGCGGCCGTAAATATGGCCTCGGCCGCTGACGTAAAGCTAAATGCCATTACCCGCCATGATAATGATGTGGTCAGTGGCATTAACAATGTAATTAAAGAACAGGGCATTACCGACCTTATCATTGGGCTTGAGGATGAAAAAGGTTTTTCTACTGCTTTTACCGACAACCTCTATAACGGATATTTACGCAATAAAAATGCTAATGTAATTGTATATCACGCCGTGCAGCCGGTATCAACCATTAAAAAATACATAGTGCTTGTTCCTGCCAATGCCGAAAAAGATGCTGGTTTCTTCCACGCAATGCTCCGAATATGGAATATAGGGCGAAATTCAGGTGCTTCCATGATTTTTTATGGAAGTAGCAGTACCCTGGATATTTTAAAGCGCATTATAAAAAAGGCAAATATTGAAGCTAAATTCAACGCCGTTACAACATGGCAACAGGCTCAAGAAGCAGCTTATAATTTGGGAGATAATGAAGGTTTGATCGTAATGATGGCAGACAGGGGCATGTACTCTTATTTCCCACAGATGCGCGCAGTCCCCGAATTGCTGAATCAAAAATTAAATGGCCATAATTATATGCTTATTTACCCATTCTCCAAAACTTATAAAACTATAACAGAAAAAAGAGCTGTTAGTAATCATCATGATTTTGCCGAAATAGGAAAAGTTATTGGAAAGATATTTAAATAA
- a CDS encoding efflux RND transporter periplasmic adaptor subunit: MNLIKKHLICVLSLFMLLSCGDKAKRKKAEVKTVPVYNVIQKDTIVSNRFVADIHARNNVEIHARVSGLLEKVLVSEGQKVKKGQPLFKISDVELQIQLLKADAVYKNMLANKRIAIVELEQAQTLFDKKVIADKEVELAKARHDAAAAKLAQAEAERKAISQQVSFTNITAPFDGIIDRLPYKEGSLIENGALLTNVSQLDDVYAYFSIPENIYFQMMKENSLARQRDIQLILPNGMLYEKKGEMRTADGDIDRQTGSIQYKAKFSNPNGFIKHGTSGKLIISEPRKNVILIPQKSVFSIQDKQFVFLLNKDNTVKMANITIGGTLDGIYIVDKGLKANDRIVQEGTQSLRDGDKVNVKDAATRKAS, translated from the coding sequence ATGAACCTCATTAAAAAACACCTGATATGTGTTTTATCCCTGTTTATGCTACTTTCGTGCGGGGATAAGGCAAAGAGAAAAAAAGCTGAAGTTAAAACAGTACCCGTTTATAATGTAATACAAAAAGATACCATAGTATCTAACCGCTTTGTAGCCGATATACACGCGCGAAATAATGTAGAAATACACGCCCGCGTTTCCGGCCTGCTTGAGAAAGTCTTAGTGAGCGAAGGCCAAAAGGTAAAAAAAGGGCAGCCTCTTTTTAAGATTAGCGATGTTGAACTGCAAATTCAGTTGCTTAAAGCCGATGCGGTATACAAAAACATGCTGGCTAATAAACGTATTGCAATAGTAGAACTGGAACAGGCACAAACCCTGTTTGACAAAAAAGTTATTGCTGATAAGGAAGTTGAACTTGCCAAAGCCAGGCATGATGCAGCCGCAGCAAAACTTGCACAGGCAGAAGCAGAGCGAAAAGCCATAAGCCAGCAGGTAAGCTTTACCAATATTACAGCTCCTTTTGACGGCATTATTGACCGCTTACCCTACAAAGAAGGGAGCCTGATAGAAAACGGTGCATTGCTAACCAATGTTTCACAGCTTGATGATGTGTACGCTTACTTTTCCATCCCTGAAAATATCTATTTCCAGATGATGAAGGAAAACAGCCTAGCAAGGCAGCGCGACATACAGCTGATACTGCCCAATGGTATGCTGTATGAGAAAAAAGGAGAAATGCGTACTGCCGATGGCGATATCGACCGACAGACCGGTTCTATACAATACAAAGCAAAGTTTAGTAACCCCAACGGCTTTATAAAACATGGTACCTCGGGGAAACTTATCATATCCGAACCCCGTAAGAATGTTATATTAATTCCTCAAAAATCTGTTTTCTCTATACAGGATAAGCAATTTGTTTTTCTTCTGAACAAAGACAATACGGTAAAGATGGCCAACATTACCATAGGTGGTACGCTGGACGGTATTTACATTGTAGACAAAGGCCTTAAAGCCAATGACCGTATTGTACAGGAAGGCACGCAGTCGCTTCGCGATGGCGATAAGGTAAACGTCAAAGACGCAGCCACCCGAAAAGCATCTTAA
- a CDS encoding TolC family protein: MTKSPYIYTVKYFPLILLIALFTGCSVPKIAQQQEVKPLPEKLDIPRFDEVADKPDYIPVTVTGYFKDPKLEALLQKALSENPDYLVMQERILIANSHLKVAKMALLPSLDIVADASGSHYGKYTMEGVGNYDTNFSQNISPSQRIATDVTPNYFLGGRVSWEADLWGRLSNKKRAALQRYLASEAGMKLLQAKLLTDVANLYFKLIALDKQAVIYKQNLETQQHALDIVSAQRSVGKATELAVQQFEAQNSNILAQARQIDLNINQTEKALLTLLGEYGGTLDRSADFLSGHLEVLNQQVNVDTIIHKRPDVREAYFEFSATHADAKSARAAFFPKLTLGGYAGVNSFSLPTLFDAGSLAWQLLGGITAPVFNKGRIKQQFLVATKQQQIAFYHYQNSVTTAFNELSALLYRTSAFEEVLDFKNNEIEHLEVAVDVANELYLSGYANYLEIISAQKNKLQAELDYVDIQLSNARAQVQLYKALGGVIQ; encoded by the coding sequence ATGACAAAATCACCCTATATATATACTGTTAAATACTTCCCATTAATACTGCTAATAGCATTATTTACAGGTTGTTCTGTACCTAAAATTGCTCAACAGCAGGAAGTAAAACCTTTGCCTGAAAAACTGGATATACCACGTTTTGATGAGGTAGCGGATAAACCGGATTATATACCGGTTACGGTTACCGGCTATTTCAAAGACCCTAAATTAGAGGCGTTATTACAAAAGGCGCTAAGCGAGAACCCGGACTACCTGGTTATGCAGGAACGTATACTGATAGCCAATTCGCACCTAAAAGTAGCAAAAATGGCATTGTTACCCTCGCTTGATATTGTTGCCGATGCATCAGGTAGCCATTATGGTAAATATACCATGGAGGGTGTAGGGAACTACGATACTAACTTTTCGCAGAATATTTCACCCAGCCAGCGGATTGCTACTGATGTAACCCCAAACTATTTTCTTGGCGGAAGGGTATCGTGGGAAGCCGATCTATGGGGAAGGCTCAGTAATAAAAAACGCGCCGCTTTGCAGCGCTACTTGGCATCTGAAGCGGGGATGAAATTGTTGCAGGCGAAACTGCTGACGGATGTAGCCAATCTATATTTTAAGCTTATTGCACTGGATAAGCAAGCCGTTATCTATAAGCAAAACCTGGAAACCCAACAGCATGCACTTGACATCGTTTCCGCACAACGTTCGGTTGGTAAGGCTACGGAGCTTGCAGTACAACAGTTTGAAGCCCAGAATAGCAACATACTTGCCCAAGCCAGGCAAATAGACCTTAACATAAACCAGACAGAAAAAGCACTACTGACTCTCTTAGGTGAATACGGGGGGACATTGGACCGAAGTGCAGACTTTTTATCGGGACATTTAGAGGTGCTGAACCAGCAGGTAAATGTAGATACCATTATCCACAAAAGGCCCGATGTAAGAGAAGCCTATTTTGAATTTTCTGCCACACACGCCGATGCAAAATCGGCACGCGCCGCATTTTTCCCGAAGCTCACATTAGGCGGTTATGCAGGTGTAAACTCTTTTTCATTGCCTACTTTGTTTGATGCTGGTTCATTGGCCTGGCAGCTTCTGGGAGGCATTACAGCTCCGGTTTTTAATAAAGGGCGGATAAAACAGCAGTTCCTCGTGGCTACAAAACAGCAGCAGATAGCGTTTTACCATTACCAAAACTCGGTCACTACTGCCTTTAATGAATTGAGCGCGTTACTGTACCGTACATCGGCTTTTGAAGAAGTTCTTGACTTCAAAAACAACGAAATTGAGCACCTTGAAGTAGCTGTAGATGTAGCCAATGAATTGTATCTTAGCGGTTATGCCAATTATCTCGAAATAATAAGCGCCCAGAAAAACAAGCTACAAGCGGAACTCGATTATGTGGATATACAGCTCTCAAATGCAAGGGCACAGGTACAGTTGTACAAAGCTTTAGGAGGTGTAATACAATAA